Genomic segment of Cytobacillus suaedae:
TTAATAATATAGATCAAAATTGTTCTTTAGCACTTCCTGTCTGACAGAAAGTGCTTTTTTTACATAGTTATTTCCAAAAAGAAAGGAGATAAAGAAATGAGTAATCAGAATGAGTTAACCATTTTAGTAACAAGTGATGTGCATGGAAATGTACTGCCTATTAATTATGGCAATAATGCTTACACTGAGTTAGGTCTATTAAAGATTGCATCAATTATTAAGGATGAACGAAAGAAAGCTGCTAATCTCTTGCTTCTTGATAACGGTGATTTAATCCAAGGAACACCACTCACTTATCATTTTGTTCGTTCGATGGGTAAGGAAATGAATCCAATGATCAAAATCTTAAATGAGTTACAGTATGATGCGGCTATTATTGGCAATCACGAATTTAATTATGGAATGGATGTATTAAATAGAGCAGTTAACGAATCAACCTTTCCATGGTTATCTGCAAATATTATTGATTCAAAAACAGTTGAACCGTACTTTGGGAAACCATATCTTATAAAAGAATTCCCGAGTGGATTAAAAGTAGCTGTCTTAGGTGTAACTACACATTACATACCAAACTGGGAGAATCCATCACATATTACTGGTCTTATATTTGAGGATGTACTAGAAACAACAAAGAAATGGGTTAAGAAAATACGTTTAGAGGAGAAACCTGATATTATGGTTGTCTCTTATCATGGTGGCTTTGAGTGTGATCCCGAAACTGGTGAGCCAACTGAATCTCCTACAGGTGAAAACCAGGGATATCGCATGTGTCATGAGATTGAAGGAATGGATGTTTTAATCACAGGCCATCAGCACCGATCGATTACTGGAAGCGTTAACGGTGTAACTGTTATTCAACCAAGCTTTAATGCACAAATGCTTGGAAAAGTAACCTTAGGATTAACAAACGAAAACGGATTATGGAGTATTAATCACTCAGACTCCCAACTTCTATCAGTTGATTCAATTAATATAGATACTGAGATTGCTGAATTAATTAAGGGTTATGAAAATGCTACTCAAACGTGGCTAGATCAGCCAATGGGAACACTATTGGGTGATATGACGATAAAGGATCCGTTTGAAACACGATTAAAGGATAATGCATTAGTGGAATTTATTAATAAAGTACAAATGGATATTGCTGAAGTGTCTATTTCAAACACAGCTCTCTTTAATAACCTTTCAAAAGGTTTCCCAGAAAGTATTACCATGAGAGATGTGGTCTCAAACTACATTTATCCAAATACACTCAAGGTTATACGAATTACAGGTCAGGATATGAAAGAAGCACTTGAGAGATGTGCAAGTTATTTCGAACTTGACAATAACCAAGTAAAAGTAAACCCTGCCTTTACAACACCGAAACCACAGCACTATAACTATGATATGTGGGAAGGGATTGAGTATACTTTAGATATATCAAAACCGTTCGGGGAACGAGTAACTCATTTAACTTTTGAGGGACAGCCAATAGACCCTCAAGGGGAGTATGATGTTGTTATGAATAATTACCGTGCAGGTGGCGGCGGGGAGTATATCATGTTTAAAAACAAACCGGTTATTAAAGATATACCTCTAGATATGTCGGAGGTTATTGCAAACTATATTCTTTCAAAAGGAACAATAGAGGCAACAGTTAACCATAATTGGAAGGTTATTTGGTAATAGAATAATGGTAAAAGCACTTGGTATGAAATCCTGCCAAGTGCTTTTTTATATAGAAAAACTAGTAAATCTGTAATAAATTTCCCGTATTGGTACAAACTAACCTAAAAAACTAAGGGGAAATATATATGAACTGGGAAAAGTGGGTGAAAAGTTTAAAACCCAAAGAAGAAGAGACGAAGGAAGTACCTTCCACAAAGGATATCGAATTAAAGGAAAAAAACATACCATTAGGAATAGAAGAGGTTATTACTACATTTAAATCAATCTATACTATCCCGGAAAATACGGATGCCACGTTAAGAGAGTTTACAATTGGTAAAGTAAAAAGGAAAGCTGCAATTGTATTTATAAAAACAATCTCTAATGGTGAGGACATTGAAGAGCGTGTACTACTACCTTTACTTACTAATGACAGTGAAAGTAAAGAAATACCTGATATTGTTACAATCAAAAAGATCACTACTGCAACCATTATTAAGGATGTACTAAAAGAAATTAATCAAGGTAATACTGTCTTATTTATTGATAATTCCTCTGTGGCTTACGTATTCGATACAACAAAATTTGAGTCAAGGGCAGTAGAAAAAACTGATAATGAAAATGTGCTACGAGGTCCTAAAGAGTCTTTTAATGAAAACGCGGAAACAAACATCTCACTTATCAGGAAAAAAATACTAAATGAAAATTTGATGGTCGAAACAACAACTGTTTCTAAACGTTCCAAAAATAATGTGTTTTTATTATATGTAAAAGATTTAGCTAATGAGGGGTTACTTTCTAATATAAAAAATAGATTAAATTCGCTTGACACA
This window contains:
- a CDS encoding bifunctional metallophosphatase/5'-nucleotidase, with translation MSNQNELTILVTSDVHGNVLPINYGNNAYTELGLLKIASIIKDERKKAANLLLLDNGDLIQGTPLTYHFVRSMGKEMNPMIKILNELQYDAAIIGNHEFNYGMDVLNRAVNESTFPWLSANIIDSKTVEPYFGKPYLIKEFPSGLKVAVLGVTTHYIPNWENPSHITGLIFEDVLETTKKWVKKIRLEEKPDIMVVSYHGGFECDPETGEPTESPTGENQGYRMCHEIEGMDVLITGHQHRSITGSVNGVTVIQPSFNAQMLGKVTLGLTNENGLWSINHSDSQLLSVDSINIDTEIAELIKGYENATQTWLDQPMGTLLGDMTIKDPFETRLKDNALVEFINKVQMDIAEVSISNTALFNNLSKGFPESITMRDVVSNYIYPNTLKVIRITGQDMKEALERCASYFELDNNQVKVNPAFTTPKPQHYNYDMWEGIEYTLDISKPFGERVTHLTFEGQPIDPQGEYDVVMNNYRAGGGGEYIMFKNKPVIKDIPLDMSEVIANYILSKGTIEATVNHNWKVIW